A region of Thermococcus piezophilus DNA encodes the following proteins:
- a CDS encoding L-aspartate oxidase → MRIGIIGSGAAGLTAAIALARRGFDVTVIGKGFKNTNSYLAQAGIAFPILGGDSPKAHVLDTVKAGKYLNDEEVVWNVVTKSSEAYDFLTSLGLEFEANETEGGHSFHRVFTIRNETGKHLIKLLHMASREHGVNFVEGLAEELAVRDGIAYGVFLDGGLLKFDATILATGGFASLFKYTSGSPLNLGTLIGDAVIKGAPARDLEFVQFHPTGFIGKEGIKLLSEAVRGAGAKLVTDDGERFVNELSTRDIVARAIYHQMQAGKRVYLDATGIENFKRKFPQIYAFLIKEGIDPSKDLIPVFPIAHYTIGGVAVDLGYRTGIKNLYAVGEAMSNGFHGANRLASNSLLECIVSGLEVARTIARDRPKLGGVPEVPYTFDSLGDVEALREILWEHAGIVRTAEGLRFGLEKLNGIEVDGRLKLLAKGVLECALAREESRGSHYRDDFSVMRKEFERPSFFDGRCRL, encoded by the coding sequence ATGAGAATTGGAATCATTGGAAGCGGTGCCGCGGGGTTGACCGCTGCAATAGCCCTCGCGAGGCGCGGCTTTGATGTCACTGTCATCGGAAAGGGGTTCAAAAACACTAACTCATACCTCGCCCAGGCGGGGATAGCCTTTCCAATCCTAGGCGGTGATTCTCCTAAAGCCCACGTTCTCGACACCGTAAAGGCCGGCAAGTACCTCAACGACGAAGAGGTCGTCTGGAACGTCGTGACAAAATCCTCTGAGGCTTACGATTTTCTAACATCGCTCGGTCTTGAGTTTGAGGCCAACGAGACGGAGGGGGGACACTCCTTCCACAGGGTCTTCACGATAAGGAACGAGACCGGAAAGCACCTGATAAAGCTCCTCCACATGGCCTCAAGAGAGCATGGGGTGAACTTCGTCGAAGGCCTTGCCGAAGAGCTCGCCGTTAGAGATGGTATAGCCTACGGCGTCTTTCTCGATGGGGGGCTGCTGAAGTTCGACGCTACCATTCTGGCCACGGGCGGCTTCGCTTCGCTGTTTAAGTACACCTCCGGCTCGCCCCTCAACCTCGGAACGCTGATAGGCGATGCCGTCATAAAAGGTGCTCCAGCAAGGGACCTGGAGTTCGTCCAGTTCCATCCCACAGGCTTCATCGGGAAGGAGGGCATCAAGCTCTTGAGTGAGGCCGTCAGGGGAGCTGGAGCTAAGCTCGTGACGGATGACGGCGAGCGCTTCGTGAACGAGCTCTCCACGAGGGACATCGTAGCGAGGGCCATATACCACCAGATGCAGGCTGGAAAGAGAGTCTATCTCGATGCAACTGGCATAGAGAACTTCAAACGTAAGTTCCCCCAGATATACGCCTTCCTCATCAAGGAGGGAATAGACCCCTCCAAGGACCTTATTCCAGTCTTTCCAATAGCCCACTACACCATCGGCGGGGTAGCGGTCGACCTGGGGTACCGCACGGGTATTAAGAATCTCTACGCAGTTGGGGAAGCCATGAGCAACGGTTTCCACGGGGCGAACAGGCTGGCGAGCAACTCTCTGCTGGAGTGCATCGTGAGCGGACTTGAAGTTGCCAGAACCATAGCGAGAGATAGGCCGAAGCTTGGCGGGGTTCCAGAGGTTCCCTACACCTTTGACTCTCTGGGTGATGTTGAAGCCCTCAGGGAAATACTGTGGGAGCACGCTGGAATAGTGAGAACTGCCGAAGGCCTGAGGTTTGGCTTGGAGAAGCTTAATGGGATTGAGGTTGATGGAAGGCTTAAGCTGCTCGCGAAGGGTGTTCTTGAGTGTGCTTTGGCAAGGGAGGAGAGCAGGGGGAGCCACTACCGTGATGACTTTTCCGTCATGAGGAAGGAGTTTGAGAGGCCGAGCTTCTTCGACGGGAGGTGCAGGCTCTGA
- a CDS encoding TIGR00529 family membrane protein → MELLYLIASFAVIIALIWLKINIGVSIFVGSLVLAFLFGMSPSDAVVALYHSATSWETIRLVLIIAFIMGMTSVFSQIGYLKDMEAAAGNLFPKAKYSLAMLPALIGLMPMPAGALVSAPMIEPVAGRFELKPEDKTLVNYWFRHIWEHSWPMYQAIVIASAIVGISIREISTKMFPLTVLMAIIGYLMLIRPLPDDGSGEGDFRTGLKLLLKSTYPILVIILVSIVLGIDMVYGAFLGFLSVLIPNLKRVSLKEVIAHALQPKIVFLLVSVMYFKYVLEVTGAVEALPKGMLAMNLPVILVLMVTPFVVGLMTGISFAYVGMTFPLLLPFFTSFDRVALAYLSGYMGMLFSPVHLCFVFSAEYYGAELRKVYLRLLVPALAIFLLGLLYITVVL, encoded by the coding sequence GTGGAGCTCCTCTACCTCATAGCCTCCTTCGCAGTCATCATCGCCCTCATCTGGCTTAAAATCAACATCGGCGTCTCGATATTCGTCGGCTCACTTGTTCTGGCCTTTCTGTTCGGCATGAGCCCCTCCGATGCGGTTGTGGCCCTCTATCATTCTGCCACCTCCTGGGAGACCATCAGGCTCGTACTTATCATCGCCTTCATCATGGGGATGACCTCGGTGTTCTCACAGATCGGCTATTTGAAGGATATGGAGGCCGCCGCGGGCAACCTCTTCCCCAAGGCCAAGTACTCACTGGCAATGCTTCCGGCCCTCATAGGCCTCATGCCGATGCCCGCTGGCGCCCTCGTTTCGGCCCCCATGATAGAGCCCGTCGCGGGCAGGTTTGAGCTGAAGCCAGAGGATAAGACGCTGGTCAACTACTGGTTCAGGCACATATGGGAGCACTCCTGGCCGATGTACCAGGCCATAGTAATCGCCTCCGCCATCGTCGGGATTTCCATAAGGGAGATAAGCACCAAGATGTTCCCCCTGACGGTTCTTATGGCTATCATCGGCTACCTGATGCTGATTCGGCCCCTTCCGGATGACGGGAGTGGCGAGGGCGACTTCAGAACCGGCCTAAAGCTCCTCCTGAAGAGCACGTACCCCATACTGGTTATCATACTCGTTTCAATCGTTCTGGGCATCGACATGGTCTACGGTGCTTTTCTCGGCTTCCTCTCGGTTCTCATTCCCAACCTGAAGAGGGTGAGCCTGAAAGAGGTCATTGCTCATGCCCTCCAGCCCAAGATAGTCTTCCTCCTCGTTTCGGTCATGTACTTCAAATACGTCCTTGAGGTTACGGGGGCCGTGGAGGCCCTCCCAAAGGGCATGTTGGCCATGAACCTCCCAGTAATCCTTGTCCTCATGGTGACGCCCTTCGTTGTCGGCCTGATGACGGGCATAAGCTTCGCCTACGTCGGCATGACCTTTCCGCTGTTGCTCCCCTTCTTCACGAGCTTTGACAGGGTCGCCCTTGCCTATCTAAGCGGCTACATGGGGATGCTATTCAGTCCTGTCCATCTCTGCTTCGTTTTCTCGGCCGAGTACTACGGGGCCGAGCTCCGGAAGGTCTATTTGAGGCTGCTGGTTCCCGCTCTGGCCATCTTCCTGCTCGGGCTTCTTTACATCACCGTTGTGCTTTAG